In Hyperolius riggenbachi isolate aHypRig1 chromosome 10, aHypRig1.pri, whole genome shotgun sequence, a genomic segment contains:
- the LOC137534306 gene encoding gastrula zinc finger protein XlCGF26.1-like isoform X4, producing the protein MIRIKTEEEEEEEEVFVRGDEPCKEEDIPAQISSDGQYIRSNTGEHPGDFSNSDGETTEEDGTSSDGETTEEDGTSSSSNVNSTTPSTSFSCSECGKCLDSITTLYRHQAWHFRDEKWFTCSICWRSFAQESEFVFHGRMHSEEKSTTPSTSFSCSECGKCFAYKSILNQHQKIHAGVKPFSCSFCDKCFPTRAHLVRHEMVHTGEKPYACSECGKCFSQKSTLNAHLYIHTGEKPYPCSECGKCFSQKGILNVHQRVHTGVKAFSCSECGKCFTRKNDFVKHEKNHIKEKQCFIRHKMAHTREKPYSCSECGKCFAQKSTLNTHRRVHTGEKPYACSECGKCFSLKSILKVHQRVHTGIKPFYCSQCGKGFTRRTHFVNHENNHTKEKQC; encoded by the coding sequence ATGGACAGTACATCCGCAGTAACACTGGTGAGCATCCTGGTGACTTCTCCAATAGTGATGGTGAGACAACAGAAGAGGATGGAACATCCAGTGATGGTGAGACAACAGAAGAGGATGGAACTTCCAGTTCTTCAAACGTAAACTCCACAACCCCATCAACCTcattttcatgttctgagtgtgggaaatgcttggaTTCAATAACCACTCTCTACAGACACCAAGCATGGCACTTCCGTGATGAGAAGTGGTTTACATGTTCAATATGTTGGAGAAGTTTTGCGCAGGAATCAGAGTTTGTATTTCATGGGAGGATGCACTCAGAGGAAAAGTCCACAACCCCATCAACCTCGTTTtcatgttctgaatgtgggaaatgttttgcctaCAAGAGCATTTTGAATCAACATCAGAAAATTCACGCAGGAGTGAAGCCATTTTCATGTTCCTTTTGTGATAAGTGTTTTCCTACAAGAGCACATCTTGTTAGACATGAAATGGTGCATACCGGGGAGAAGCCATATGCCTgctctgaatgtgggaaatgctttTCCCAGAAGAGCACTCTAAATGCCCATCTGTATATTCACACCGGGGAGAAGCCATATCCCTgctctgaatgtgggaaatgctttTCCCAGAAGGGCATTCTAAATGTCCATCAGCGTGTTCACACAGGGGTAAAGGCATTTTCCTGCTCTGAATGTGGAAAGTGTTTTACCAGGAAAAATGACTTTGTCAAGCATGAAAAAAATCATATTAAGGAGAAGCAATGTTTTATTAGACATAAAATGGCGCATACCagggagaagccatattcatgttctgaatgtgggaaatgctttgcccAGAAGAGCACTCTAAATACCCATCGGCGTGTTCACACGGGGGAGAAGCCATATGCCTgctctgaatgtgggaaatgctttTCCTTGAAGAGCATTCTAAAAGTCCATCAGCGTGTTCACACAGGGATAAAGCCATTTTACTGCTCTCAATGTGGAAAGGGATTTACCAGGAGAACTCACTTTGTCaatcatgaaaataatcatactaAGGAGAAGCAATGTTAG